One segment of Micromonospora parathelypteridis DNA contains the following:
- a CDS encoding glycosyltransferase — MTALSGPRAAVQARPSAAGAVLDVVIPVHNEEADLGPCVRRLHAHLSEHFPYPFQITIADNASVDDTLKVADGLAGELPGVEVLHLDAKGRGRALSAAWSASSAPVLAYMDVDLSTDLAALLPLVAPLISGHSDLAIGTRLARTSRVVRGAKREVISRAYNLLLRGALAARFSDAQCGFKAIRADVAGELLPLVRDTGWFFDTELLVLAQRAGLRIHEVPVDWVDDPDSRVDIVATALADLRGMGRLGRALLTGALPLTDLRAQLGRAPLAAPRAQLTGAPLAAPPGQVPFGLPRQLVRFAAVGVASTLAYLLLFLATRGALGAQPANLLALLLTAVANTAANRRLTFGISGRRNVGRHHLQGLLAFALGLALTSGALAVLHVVSTVPARPVELAVLVAANLAATVLRFVLLRLGMHHRRG; from the coding sequence GTGACCGCGCTCAGCGGCCCCCGGGCCGCGGTCCAGGCCCGACCGTCAGCCGCCGGTGCGGTGCTGGACGTGGTGATCCCGGTCCACAACGAGGAGGCCGACCTCGGCCCGTGCGTACGGCGGTTGCACGCCCACCTGAGCGAACACTTCCCGTACCCGTTCCAGATCACCATCGCCGACAACGCCAGCGTCGACGACACCCTGAAGGTTGCCGACGGCCTCGCCGGCGAGCTGCCCGGCGTCGAGGTGCTGCACCTGGACGCCAAGGGGCGGGGCAGGGCCCTCTCCGCCGCCTGGTCCGCGTCGTCCGCGCCGGTGCTGGCGTACATGGACGTGGACCTCTCCACCGACCTGGCGGCACTGTTGCCGCTGGTCGCGCCCCTGATCTCCGGCCACTCCGACCTGGCCATCGGCACGCGGCTGGCGCGTACCTCCCGGGTGGTGCGCGGTGCGAAGCGGGAGGTGATCTCGCGGGCCTACAACCTGCTGCTGCGCGGGGCGTTGGCGGCACGGTTCTCCGACGCGCAGTGCGGGTTCAAGGCGATCCGTGCCGACGTGGCAGGTGAGCTGCTCCCGTTGGTGCGGGACACCGGCTGGTTCTTCGACACCGAGCTGCTGGTGCTCGCCCAGCGGGCCGGGCTGCGCATCCACGAGGTGCCGGTGGACTGGGTCGACGACCCGGACAGCCGCGTCGACATCGTCGCCACCGCCCTGGCCGACCTACGCGGAATGGGTCGGCTGGGCCGGGCGCTGCTGACCGGCGCGCTGCCGCTGACCGACCTGCGCGCCCAACTCGGCCGGGCGCCGCTGGCCGCTCCACGCGCGCAGCTCACCGGGGCGCCGCTGGCCGCGCCGCCGGGGCAGGTGCCGTTTGGGTTGCCCCGGCAGCTGGTCCGGTTCGCCGCCGTCGGGGTGGCCAGCACGCTCGCGTACCTGTTGCTGTTTCTGGCCACCCGGGGCGCGCTCGGCGCGCAACCGGCGAACCTGCTGGCGCTGCTGCTGACCGCGGTGGCGAACACGGCCGCGAACCGGCGGCTGACGTTCGGGATCAGCGGACGCCGGAACGTCGGACGGCATCACCTGCAGGGGTTGCTGGCCTTCGCGCTCGGGCTGGCGCTGACCAGTGGCGCGCTGGCCGTGCTGCACGTGGTCTCCACCGTGCCGGCGCGGCCGGTGGAGTTGGCCGTGCTGGTGGCCGCGAACCTTGCCGCCACCGTGCTGCGCTTCGTGCTGCTGCGCCTCGGCATGCACCACCGGCGCGGCTGA